The Raphanus sativus cultivar WK10039 chromosome 6, ASM80110v3, whole genome shotgun sequence sequence AATGAAATCTAACAACTGAAGCAGTTGGTCTGCCATTTTTCATCATAAAGTAAGAAAAggacattaaaaatatttgatataggCAAGACAGTTTATCTTCACTTGAGtttctttttctcaaaaaaaaaaccacttgagtttcttttttttttcacattaaGCATGACTATTTTCTCGTTTCTTTTTCTTGGTTTGGAAAAAAGCTGATGTAGTgttacacacaaaaaaagaaaaagcttatgtaaaaacatgaaaatgtgTGCCCAACTTGCCTCAAAGAAAGTAACGTGTGTGAAAGGGAGAAAGATTGTCTGGGTAACTTGTCCTTTTTAAtagttaactagattttgatccgcgctttcaaagcgcgggtttatgtttggtgaaaattttatataatcacatttatataatccgtcttgtatatgtatttatataatccgtctcatatatgtattttatatccagatttatgttcggtaaaactatattatacatgtatttttaggtttttaattttgaattagatattttaaatataaatcaatataacagttttatagttttgatcggagacctgcggttgaacggattaccggttgatcaaagataaattcagttcgggtttgaaaaaaaaaataaaaatccaataaaaactactaaaatcgaaatccagttaccggttgaaccactggttgaaccaataaacaatttttattttttataaataatttttgttagatagttgggattatatttaggaaaaagcggtttaaaaccaaaccattaaatagtttgagaaaaaacgatgcagtttcaaacatgtccggttagaaaaatattaaaatgatgcagtatcaaacacggaataatcacataccaaaattgaattaggaaaccggtggttaatgacaaaccaaaaacaattaaaaaagaaaccaatgcaaaatgtccaaaatgtcattaatgaatacaaaagaaaacttctttaataggggtaaacatagtaaaaatccaaatgtgcttgtactttaatagtatagattaaccATTATGGTTATCAATTGTATTAGTCTACCGTTTTTCTTTACggcaataaaataaaaagcacATCTGCTTCAACTTGCATAGCTCAAAATACACTTGAACACATAAGAAAATAATCTAACAAAATcgacatatataatatatatatcacattaaACTCTTAGCCATACattactatttatatatatttgagatgGTACATGAAATAAAACATTCCTTAACTActaatttgaaaattagtaCTTTTTACCATATGCATTAATCAAGGACAATGCGTTGCTGGTTTCCTGGCCCATGTTAACGATTCTAGCCCGAACCGAGTTCTTGATCCGTCCATCCATAAATCGACCCGAGAACCCATCGGAGCAAGTGTTCTCATCAGTCAAAGCAGCACTAGTCCAAGTCTGAGCATTACTCATGTGGAACGCAAACTGTTCTTGATTCTTGGCACTACCACATAGCTTCATCTCTTGGACCGACTTGGTCAAACGTTCGATGGTATCATTGATCTCCTCGACGCAGTCCTTGACGGCTTCAACCTCGCGCTTTTTAAGGGTCTTGAAACGCGTCAGACGCGAGACAAAGAGCTTCGTGGATTGGACTCGGCTTAGGGTAACGGCTAGAGCGGTCTCGGCTAAGCGTTGAGGGCTTGTTTGGATGGCGTTTGCGTAGGCGGATAAGGAACGGAAGCACACGGTTGGGTATGTGGTGGTTTTGCAAGAGGATTGGATGAAGTTCACTGCTTTGTTGGAAGCTCCGGCAGGTGAGGCTGCGGTGAGCTCCAGCGAGAAGAAGTAGGAGATTGAGAGGATTAGAAAGAGAGTTTGATATAGTTTTGCCATTGTTGTTTCTtgtgagagagatagagagaatgGGTGAGATAGTTGAGTTTGTGTGGAGAAGAATGAGCTGGGGTTGAATATTTATAGTGGGTACAATTAGGGTTTATTTATGATACTGTTGGTAACACACAGTGAAACATTAAAAAAGCAGTGTAAACTGGAAAACAAACAGTAGATTAGACTTTTATATTCTAGGACTATGTTCAGACAGGTGAAATTAATTAATCTGATTGATGGATCATGAAACAGAAGTAATCAGTATTGAAACCactaagacaaaaaaaatctgaacgGAATAAAAGAATAACCTACCCACTAACCCactacatatataaaaatagattgTGTTTTACTTTTCTAccatatgttttatttttcttactaCTATTCATATAACATGAATGGAAAATTGAACCTAAATCAGCATTCAATACACTTGTTGAGTTGATGAAATCTAATGAAATCAACACTTAAGTTGAAATCATGTAGTTATTGTCAATCTACCGACCACCGTTACATGTGAAACCAATCAGAGCTAGAGGCCTAAATTATATCGTTACATAAACACGGGGAGCAGAGACAGAGGCACGGTCAGGAGTGGGGCTCAGTAATTAGCTGGAATGGGAAATGACCCGAATACTTTTGATATTCTGGTTTGCATTTTTTCTCATATAAAAATCATGTCAGGGTCCACTTTAACGTCGGTCCATATCATAATCGGAGACGAGTAGAGATAAACATTTGTCGTTTTTATTCAAATAAAGAAGGGAAACAAATATAGTGATAAAGGAATCGCACCAATCAACCCGTAgtaaaatacaagaaaatattgttttattggGTTTGcacattattaatttttgtcaacATCGAACAACATCTACGCTCATAACTAACTCTCCCAATCCAATTATCACAGTAGTGTTTTTAACGTTCGGATGAATGTTAGGTAACAAAATTAGGCCACTAATTTATCAAATGGCGGAAATAAACAAAGTTATCAACAAAGCATCCcgctaaaatatattttcccgTCAATCACTCCAAATATaacaatattacaaataataatcgtacttaatttattatatgtatatatttcagTATGGCAGCTAGGTTACAAATATGTTGTTTGtgatcaatatatatttatctataaaatgaaactggtaatttataatgtattttcttattatGTAAAACAGAAATGACTTAGATAGCCTACCGACATATAATTTTTGTTCTTTCCGTACTCCCCTAAAAACAATACATATATCTTCACTGTTgaaatagattagattattgCTGAGTGGGTCATTCATTGTCTTATAGAACAAAAGTTTTCAATTTGAAATTGAGAAAATAATTGAGGGAAGAGGAGGACACGACGAGAACGAATATAAGGAGAATCCCATAAAATAAGGCATaataaaatgcaaataaaacAACTGAACAATAATTATCGCCTCAGCATGTGATCTATGAACGTGAGCCAGAGTAATTACTGGGTCAAATGGACCGTCGTACCATCCTCTCCGCGTAATAAGGCCATACATAATATCTTATTTTATGGTTACGTTTTCAATTGTTGGATATTTAAAAATCGACTTCTTTTTAAATATACGTATCTTTAAGACTTTAACGATGTATTGACAAAAAAGTGTGTTGCCGTTGTGATACATGAATTTTTTTACTGTCTTGGATTTCTATGGACTGTGTTGAATTTTTAGTTACAtgtaaaatttagtaaaattgtaatattttgagaagatagaaagaaaaaaaacagatagaGATATTAGTTTTGGAATAAATGAACAAGTGGAAGTGGAAACGATTGTAATTTGTAACAAGTTAAGAAGTCAGAGACTTCACTCGATAAAGGCCCATTAATATTTATATGACCCAAGATCACTTGGTGAAGCCTGTAACTCTCTTTGGTTCGTAATACGGTCTCTCGTCTTCTAGTATGCAAATCTTGTCATGCTCTGGTTGTTGAGTAATTAAAAGGTTGCTCGACTCATCAGGAGTATTACTCACTAAAATCACTTTCTGTCCAATCTACAGAAACCTAAAAGATTTTATAGGCTTTTATGGCATGTCACGCTCTGAGAACGAAATCAAAACATCTGAGAGTATTACATTAATATACGACTTTCTTGTCAtgttctatttttctttttgatcaatATCACTTCccatttatttactttttaacatCCCCGAGGTTTACATATAGGTAGAAAAAAACTTCCCAAAGAACATGTAAAATCGAATTTGAGTATGCATGCTGTTTTTAACTGCAACATCGGGAGTTTCAGACAACCATACAAATGTTAAAAATCAAACTTCCCATTTTGTTTGGTTGTTTTTTTATTCACTGACAACCATACACTGTTTTTAACTGGAACATGTAAAAGCCTCTCCGCCCTTCACTGCAACATCGGGAGTTTCAGACATCTTCAGAGACAGTTTTTAACTGTTCTCAAAATCCATTGGTTGGATTCTTCAACGTCGACTTTGACTTCTTGGAACGCAGGCTTTAGGAATATAAGTGAAGCTTCTCTATGGGTCTCTTCTCTCCTAGCCACATCTATCTTTTGTcatgttttagttattttcgTTTATCAGCTTGCCGTCGAGAATCTCTCCGGTTGTAACCGACTAAGCCTCTTGggcatttaattttaatataagtatttggtgttcaaaaaaaaaaagagtatgcATGCTGTTCTTCTCATGCCAAATCAAGCATATGTGTGAGGATGTTTTCGctcacacacacaaacaaaagaAGTCGTAAGCACTACTCCTTAGCAAATGCATTAAACAAAGACATGACATTGCTTGTTTCCTTGCGCAAGTTAACTAGCCGTGCCTGGACTGACTTTGTTGTGCTCAAAAAGCTACCTGAGCAAGTGTTCTCCACCTCCCAGTCATCCGAAGCCGAAATGAACAACGCTTGCGCCTTGCTCACGTGAAACAAAAACTGGCTATGAACACTCTCACTGTCAGAACGCTTCAGCTCCAGGATCGCTTCGGTCAGACGGTCAGTATTGTAAACGTCCGGGCTCGGTGCACAGTCCTGGAGGGTCCGGAACTGACTATTCTTTAGGTGCGAGACTAAGAGCTTGGTGGACTGGGCGTGTTTCATGGTCACTGATAAAGCGGTTTTTACGAGGCGTTGAGGGTTTGTTTGGATCGTATTGGCATAAGTGGATAGAGAGTGAACGCACAAGGATCGGTACGTTGTGGTTTTGCAAGAGGATATGATGAAGCTTAGGGCCTTTTCGGTGGTGGTGGTAGTCTCTGTGGCGGCGGCAGTGAGCTCCCCTGAGAAGAGGTAGGAGATGGAGAGGACTAGAAAGAAAACTTTGTAGTGTTTTGCCATTGGTATTGGCATGTTGAGTTTCTTGGGAGTTAGAGACTTATTAGGTTTGAATAGGAAAGACTTTGAGGTTGAAgtgatatacatatatattatgttaatcTTCTCcaactaatatagaaaaatacGACCAATCATCGTGAGGAAATATACTAATGCTAATATTAGTAAATTACAATCACATTACCGGATCCGATCGGACCAATAGACGATACATACTTGCACATATATAACTCAAACTAATTTATACAATTACATAGAAGCTATTATTTCATAGACATGAattgtcaaacaaaaaaaaccctTGCAGTTACAGGTAATGCTTGCAAGTAGCAGCAACACCATAATAATTGTAAACTGATGAAATTAAGCACGGATGTTAGGCTCATGCTTATACGTTCTGGTTCTTCAACGAGTAATGATTAATGAGAGAGATGACAAGATGAGCATCTCAGCTCATATTTAACAAAGCACATAAACTTTAAAGAACACAGACAGATACAACATTGTTTCAAACATAGGAAACAACTCTGGGATTTAGAGTACATTGTTTTAACAAATTAGTGATCTTTGGTCTCGCTTTCATGAACCATCTCTTCAGCATCATCAAACCTCTGATCATTGATCCGGAGCTGCAGTATGCGTCAATTAAATTAGCTTTAACATAAACAAACAATCCAATAAATCAGGaaaatcagtttttttatttatttatattacctCGAGCATAGGCTGAGCAATGCTTTCATCTCCTCCATTGGAATGACCAATCACACTCGTCGGGCTCTGAGATATTTGCCATTCTGCATCTTCTTCCCCTGGTTACACCACATATATCACATTTCTTACATACAATTATTCAAGATGAACATTGAACTCTTGAGTTTGGTCTCAAACATTACCTCCACCACCAACAACCATCTGATCAGCACTAAACACCCAGTTATGtccactttcttcttcttcttcttctgaaaaAGACGCAATGAAACGAACATGTAACTGGCTAGGGAAACCAAAAAATTGCATTTAACACTAGTAACAATGGTTGTATATTTATGTGTTTACCTTCAACTGGTTCTGGATTCAGCTCAGCACATTCGCAGAACACATCAAACAGAGTATCCACTGTCAAAAACACACAAGAACAAATGTTAGCATCTGAGAGACTCTTGTAGCGATAAAACAATGacttacatttaaaaaaaaaaaaaaactcacactGAGTAGAGTCAGAAGGAACAAGCCTCATCTCTCTGATCTTAGACAAGTCCAACACTCCAGTGGACTCTGTatcatcctcatcatcttctacaacttcaatcttcaaaaacagaaccaaaaaaaaaaacttaaaacaaagaaaattaaagaacACAAAAAGCATTAGCTTTGGATTCcaaatattttagagattatataaatagaaataaacttcaaaaattacgattttttatttatttatttaaacagcAAGAAACCGCCAAAATCTAAGATCCCCGCCCTATCAGAACCAATCGCAAACAGCAAGAACACAACAATTACCTGAGTATAGATACAAGGAGATGAATAAGTTTGTGGATCTCTAGAAACCGCGTGAAGCGATATCGACAAGAAATCCACGGCGTAGCCTTTCGCCACGTCTACATCACTCAGCCAAATCAGTTTCctgaaaatcaaatcaaaaacaCTCTGTTAACCGTTCTCCGCAAGCTATCAATCTAATTCTGAGTGATCTTTTTTTCACCTGGAAGTGATGTAGAGAGTTCCGGGAGACTCGACGGAGCGGCTGCCGAGAGCGACGGCGACTGAAGGCTGCACGTGCATAAGCTCCTCGCCGTTAGACTCGTCCAGAGCTGGTGAGCCATCTCCGTTTCTTCTGAGCGCGAACTCTCTAAGACCACCAACCACCATGGCCAAGGGTTTTTCTTAGGGTTTATTTTCTCAAGAGAATCATCGTTTCTCCTTCTGTTTGGTTTGATGAAGGAACATTACTGGGCCTTTTTGAGAAACTGGGCTTGGTTAGAAAAAGCCCATGATTTGATAAATGAATAGATTGAGCTCATTTATTTAATGGGATTTCTTTGTTGGCTTCTTTTGATACTGTGCGTATGTGGTCCATTTCTTTACCAACAACCTTTTTTGGGGGTCAATAAAATTGTTTCTTCAGATTTACTTCAATGTAATcttgcatatattttttttataactgatgttggttttgaacttttgatgttttgttatctgatatttttttgattaaatttatgaTACATATGTAGCGACTTtcgtttgatttataaatattcaaaagttTTTGACATATACTGAgaattatttttacaatttatgtTATACAGAGACATTTAAATTACCATGGGACGGAAgctatgtgtgtgtgtgtgagaatATAAATGTCATTTTCTTGTAGAGTGATGGATGATGGATAAGGGAAATGGGGGTGGGCAAGGTAATGGGTCGTTCGTGATCGTTTGTTGTCTTGCAGATTGTGACAATGCAGCCAATAATGAATGATCCATTGTGATATGTATTGACACACAAACTCAAAACTATATATCTTTAATAACATCCTAAACGCAATGTCTAattcaaagaagaaaatatcTTGAATGTCTCCCAGTTTGTAGTACAAGGCTTATTTCATATCCATGAGTTATAAAATGTAGTTTCATGAGAATTTAAATCCTATATCTTAAAATGTACTATCATTTAAGCTTTGACCGTATATTTGAGTCAACTTGACTGGGAACCAAAAATCGAGCtaagaccatcattattggtgtCCTTCCAATAAAGtttccaatcttttttttttttggtcatgaaTGTGTAAAGGTTATGTAAGAACTGTCCTTATACAAAGGTTTTTCCTTCATTTTTTGCCTCGGTCCTCTTCCTTTCTCTTTTAAGGGCAGCCCCAATATTAATGCTCTaatacacatacatatatagtaGGCCATAAACATCCACATCTATTTTGAAGAcattatataataagataaaactTTCATAGCTGTAGAAGTAAACCTTAACTAATTAATATTGGTCTCAGATGCCATCTTCTCGATGGTGCAAGTGcattttttaatagtttatttgCTAAAATCCAAAATCTGAAGAATCATAAATAATTCATAATGTTTGTACATGCTCACGAAAAGACAAAAGTAAAATCCAAAATgagaaaagaaactaaaaacgAACACAACTCTTCATGTATATTCACacttgaaaaaaaagaaaaaaagtttttagtGCACAAAAAGttcttaaataaattaaaaagactTACGCAATCAAAACTCTTTTTAATCACTTGTACCAAATAACTAATCTTCTTACTACTCTCACTCGTCATCACAGAGGTGATTTTTTCTCTAAACTGTCCAATAATATAAAAGATCTAATTTAAGCTTCAATAATGGCTTCTCCTCGTGGAACCCTTACCCTAAACACATGCTCCTCTCCTGTGCACTTATCGACTTTCACCACCCAATGACTCTTTCTCACATGGTCATGGTGCTGATGATGATcatcattgttttttttcaccatCTTCTGGTTATAGTTACCATCATCGTTGACCCTTGTCACCAGCAACCCTTCACCTATAGGCAAAAACTGCGTTTTCCTCCCATCGCTAAACCTCCAAGATCCTCTCGAAAACGCGTTATAACCCACCACAACCGCCGCACCGCTTCCACCGCCGTTTCTTGCGTTTTCTTCGTGGTGATTAACGATCTTTCTAACGATATCTTGGTGGTTCTTGATGTTACAATCAACGAGGACGAAATCAGCTTCTCCGAAATGGTCACTAATTAGAGCGTTGTCATTAGATTCTCCGACTACGAATTGTATATGATGAATCTCTGATGGTTCCAACATTTTCTTGGATATGATGAGTTCTTCGATGCCACGTAAAACGCATACCACTTGACCGCGCGTTTGATTAGCCGCAGCGATTAGGGCAGCGAGTATGTCAGCGTTTGCTGCTCCGGCACAAGCCACGGCGATCTTTCTTGCGTTATTTCCCGCGGCTAGAGCCGATATGAATTCAGCCACGTTTGGTTCTTTTGTTCTTTGATCCTGCAaaatggatatatatatatgtcaaaatgtGACATTGATTCAAGAAAAAGTAGATAAATAttgaatatctttttttaaCATCGATccatatcctttttttttgaaactttcattaaaACTTCAACCATAAGAgtatatagaatatatatagaaacttCAACCAT is a genomic window containing:
- the LOC130497042 gene encoding uncharacterized protein LOC130497042, translating into MAFWSAENATKAYLTTLKTDQRTKEPNVAEFISALAAGNNARKIAVACAGAANADILAALIAAANQTRGQVVCVLRGIEELIISKKMLEPSEIHHIQFVVGESNDNALISDHFGEADFVLVDCNIKNHQDIVRKIVNHHEENARNGGGSGAAVVVGYNAFSRGSWRFSDGRKTQFLPIGEGLLVTRVNDDGNYNQKMVKKNNDDHHQHHDHVRKSHWVVKVDKCTGEEHVFRVRVPRGEAIIEA
- the LOC108833516 gene encoding pectinesterase inhibitor 11-like produces the protein MAKHYKVFFLVLSISYLFSGELTAAATETTTTTEKALSFIISSCKTTTYRSLCVHSLSTYANTIQTNPQRLVKTALSVTMKHAQSTKLLVSHLKNSQFRTLQDCAPSPDVYNTDRLTEAILELKRSDSESVHSQFLFHVSKAQALFISASDDWEVENTCSGSFLSTTKSVQARLVNLRKETSNVMSLFNAFAKE
- the LOC108833515 gene encoding pectinesterase inhibitor 11; protein product: MAKLYQTLFLILSISYFFSLELTAASPAGASNKAVNFIQSSCKTTTYPTVCFRSLSAYANAIQTSPQRLAETALAVTLSRVQSTKLFVSRLTRFKTLKKREVEAVKDCVEEINDTIERLTKSVQEMKLCGSAKNQEQFAFHMSNAQTWTSAALTDENTCSDGFSGRFMDGRIKNSVRARIVNMGQETSNALSLINAYGKKY
- the LOC108809144 gene encoding chloride conductance regulatory protein ICln isoform X1, which gives rise to MVVGGLREFALRRNGDGSPALDESNGEELMHVQPSVAVALGSRSVESPGTLYITSRKLIWLSDVDVAKGYAVDFLSISLHAVSRDPQTYSSPCIYTQIEVVEDDEDDTESTGVLDLSKIREMRLVPSDSTQLDTLFDVFCECAELNPEPVEEEEEEESGHNWVFSADQMVVGGGGEEDAEWQISQSPTSVIGHSNGGDESIAQPMLELRINDQRFDDAEEMVHESETKDH
- the LOC108809144 gene encoding chloride conductance regulatory protein ICln isoform X2 translates to MVVGGLREFALRRNGDGSPALDESNGEELMHVQPSVAVALGSRSVESPGTLYITSRKLIWLSDVDVAKGYAVDFLSISLHAVSRDPQTYSSPCIYTQIEVVEDDEDDTESTGVLDLSKIREMRLVPSDSTQLDTLFDVFCECAELNPEPVEEEEEESGHNWVFSADQMVVGGGGEEDAEWQISQSPTSVIGHSNGGDESIAQPMLELRINDQRFDDAEEMVHESETKDH